A single window of Kitasatospora sp. HUAS MG31 DNA harbors:
- the purU gene encoding formyltetrahydrofolate deformylase yields MDEQTASSQYVLTLSCPDKQGIVHAVSSYLFMTGCNIIDSQQFGDGDSGLFFMRVHFSADHSVTVEKLRASFAAIGASFRMDWQIHATTEKMRVVLMVSKFGHCLNDLLFRTRIGALPVEVAAVVSNHTDFRELTESYGIPFHHVPVTRDTKAEAEQRLLDLVAEQDVDLVVLARYMQVLSDDLCKELSGRVINIHHSFLPSFKGAKPYHQAHARGVKLIGATAHYVTADLDEGPIIEQEVARVTHDVTPDQLVAVGRDVECQALARAVKWHSERRVLLNGNRTVVFT; encoded by the coding sequence GTGGACGAGCAGACCGCCAGTTCCCAGTACGTCCTCACGCTGTCCTGCCCGGACAAGCAGGGGATCGTGCACGCGGTCTCCAGCTACCTCTTCATGACCGGCTGCAACATCATCGACAGCCAGCAGTTCGGCGACGGGGACAGCGGCCTGTTCTTCATGCGGGTGCACTTCTCCGCCGACCATTCGGTCACCGTGGAGAAGCTGCGGGCCAGCTTCGCCGCGATCGGCGCCTCGTTCCGGATGGACTGGCAGATCCACGCGACCACCGAGAAGATGCGGGTGGTCCTGATGGTGTCGAAGTTCGGCCACTGCCTGAACGACCTGCTCTTCCGCACCCGGATCGGCGCGCTGCCGGTGGAGGTCGCGGCCGTGGTCTCCAACCACACCGACTTCCGCGAGCTGACCGAGTCCTACGGCATCCCGTTCCACCACGTCCCGGTGACCAGGGACACCAAGGCGGAGGCCGAGCAGCGGCTGCTGGACCTGGTCGCCGAGCAGGACGTGGACCTGGTGGTGCTGGCGCGCTACATGCAGGTGCTGTCGGACGACCTCTGCAAGGAGCTCTCCGGCCGGGTGATCAACATCCACCACTCCTTCCTGCCCAGCTTCAAGGGCGCCAAGCCCTACCACCAGGCGCACGCCCGGGGCGTGAAGCTGATCGGCGCCACCGCGCACTACGTCACCGCGGACCTGGACGAGGGCCCGATCATCGAGCAGGAAGTGGCCCGGGTGACCCACGACGTGACGCCCGACCAGCTGGTCGCGGTGGGCCGCGACGTGGAGTGCCAGGCGCTGGCCCGCGCCGTGAAGTGGCACAGCGAGCGCCGGGTGCTCCTCAACGGCAACCGGACGGTGGTCTTCACCTGA
- a CDS encoding ATP-binding protein: protein MQVLQVQLAIQADPSEVGRARRWVRARLQGNGLDPDAPVAETLVLVVSELVTNAVVHTGCPAVLRLCMPLADGGEPAKVRVEVADSSVVAPAPRRAGYDADATSGRGLELVELLCARWGWYPDGSGKRVWCEIDPAGPAGCPVDQPAAVLAV, encoded by the coding sequence GTGCAGGTACTTCAGGTGCAACTGGCGATCCAGGCGGACCCGTCCGAGGTGGGCCGGGCCCGGCGGTGGGTCCGCGCGCGACTGCAGGGGAACGGCCTCGACCCGGACGCGCCGGTGGCCGAGACCCTGGTGCTGGTGGTCTCCGAGCTGGTCACCAACGCGGTGGTGCACACCGGCTGCCCGGCCGTGCTGCGGCTCTGCATGCCCCTGGCGGACGGCGGCGAGCCCGCCAAGGTACGGGTCGAGGTCGCCGACTCCAGCGTGGTCGCCCCCGCCCCGCGCCGGGCCGGCTACGACGCGGACGCCACCAGCGGGCGCGGCCTGGAACTGGTCGAGCTGCTCTGCGCCCGCTGGGGCTGGTACCCGGACGGCTCCGGCAAGCGGGTCTGGTGCGAGATCGACCCCGCCGGCCCGGCCGGCTGTCCGGTCGACCAGCCGGCCGCCGTCCTCGCGGTCTGA